The Pontibacter pudoricolor genome contains a region encoding:
- a CDS encoding TorF family putative porin, with translation MKNQLYLWIMLAWALVGSAHAQTTEDSVTRKASWNFAIEAANNSSFFGRNTATQYPYAAATLTYAHASGFWASATSYQLFNTKDYIDETDLSVGYSFAISKRMTGNLSYSRFFFSEDAPMVKSVTENAASLNTTLDWKYLYSSLTTSYFFGESNDLIVQFENSRYIGLNPIWKGRNPVGLDPKIGITGGTQEFSETYTVERKKELGDWFEDVLTPGKGNNPKTTTTTTTKHKFQVLSYDLYVPLVIMLGNFELEPTYRYSIPVNKLEGDESEAKSFVSVKASYTF, from the coding sequence ATGAAAAACCAACTATACTTGTGGATAATGCTGGCTTGGGCGCTTGTTGGTTCTGCTCATGCCCAAACAACAGAAGATTCTGTTACCCGCAAAGCATCCTGGAACTTCGCTATAGAAGCTGCCAACAATTCGTCTTTTTTCGGACGTAACACGGCCACCCAATATCCTTATGCAGCTGCCACGTTAACCTATGCGCACGCCTCCGGCTTCTGGGCATCTGCTACAAGCTACCAGCTTTTCAACACCAAAGACTATATCGACGAGACGGACCTTTCGGTGGGCTATAGTTTTGCCATCAGCAAGCGCATGACCGGTAACCTGAGCTACTCCCGCTTTTTCTTCAGCGAGGATGCGCCCATGGTAAAATCGGTAACTGAAAATGCCGCTTCCCTTAACACTACCCTCGACTGGAAATACCTGTATAGTTCGCTTACTACCAGTTACTTTTTCGGTGAGAGTAACGACCTGATCGTGCAGTTCGAGAACTCGCGCTACATTGGCCTGAACCCAATCTGGAAGGGCCGCAACCCGGTTGGCCTGGACCCTAAAATTGGCATTACCGGCGGTACGCAGGAGTTTTCGGAAACCTACACCGTAGAGCGCAAAAAAGAACTGGGCGACTGGTTTGAAGATGTGCTTACACCCGGCAAAGGTAACAACCCGAAAACAACCACTACCACCACAACCAAGCATAAATTCCAGGTGCTGAGCTATGACTTGTATGTACCATTGGTTATAATGCTGGGTAATTTTGAGCTGGAACCGACTTACCGTTATTCTATCCCGGTTAACAAACTGGAAGGCGACGAATCTGAGGCAAAATCCTTTGTATCTGTAAAAGCGAGCTATACATTCTAA
- a CDS encoding response regulator transcription factor, whose amino-acid sequence MHVLVVEDEAGLAAELMHFLKQEHYKCDWACNGEDASERIAVNRYDFILLDLGLPDYDGLDLLQEARETDYEPAVIILTARGELEDRVKGLGLGADDYLAKPFSLLELQARMQAVSRRKFNVKSSVHAFHGFELDSTARTVSYNDQNISLTKKEFDLLHYMLLHKNRIMTRLQLTEHIWGNILEDDYDSNYIDVHIKNLRKKLSAHAPTDWIETVRGVGYRLTL is encoded by the coding sequence ATGCACGTACTGGTTGTAGAAGATGAAGCCGGCCTGGCTGCCGAGCTGATGCATTTCCTGAAGCAGGAACACTATAAATGCGACTGGGCCTGTAACGGCGAAGATGCCTCTGAGCGCATAGCCGTAAACCGATACGATTTTATATTACTGGACCTGGGTTTGCCTGATTATGACGGGCTAGACCTGTTGCAGGAAGCCCGCGAAACCGATTATGAACCTGCTGTAATAATACTTACTGCCCGTGGCGAACTGGAAGACCGTGTAAAAGGACTTGGTTTAGGTGCCGATGATTACCTGGCAAAACCTTTCTCTTTGCTGGAACTGCAGGCCCGCATGCAGGCCGTGTCGCGCCGTAAATTCAACGTAAAGTCGTCGGTACATGCGTTTCATGGGTTTGAGCTGGATAGTACGGCCCGCACCGTGAGTTATAATGACCAAAACATTTCGCTTACCAAAAAGGAGTTTGACCTGCTGCACTACATGCTGCTGCACAAAAACCGCATCATGACGCGCCTGCAGCTAACAGAGCATATCTGGGGCAACATCCTGGAAGATGATTACGACTCCAACTACATCGACGTACATATTAAAAACCTGCGCAAAAAGCTCTCAGCCCACGCCCCTACCGACTGGATCGAAACCGTTCGTGGTGTTGGCTACAGGCTAACGTTATAG
- a CDS encoding AAA domain-containing protein, translating into MRNILKNYRRRLLNLSSGNKALLLLRLQKELHLDVESLDFIVGQPAFSIVEKLASGAKKIVLSPVTDSRYEPVAAISKRLRYIKRRTDMILEERGSEELYIGWPFVHGMFADGTAVRCPLFLYPVALQVNAAQEWELVQSTAQPPRFNQSFLLAYAHYNGAPLPENLLELDVSTLPTHALEFRTQVYELLKSEQLAIHAGRDFFTDKLKPFRDYKKADYEDGLKPGQLYLEQEAVLGIYPQAASYLLADYDALLEREDLQTMEDLFATPEIPVQAAQAQHTFTVFKMDASQEAALQQVKQGKSIVVQGPPGTGKSQLICNLVSDFTARGKKVLVVSQKRAALDVVHKRLSEEGLGEFAALVHDINADRKNIFQQLQLQIDQLPEYKKQNLALNSIYTDRTFLEVSRGINRCVDKLEQFKAALFDTSLCGWSAKELYLRSNLQEPHLSLLSNYKFFTATIAAGFLPRLRQFLQQAIVYDQPDFTWKNRHSFKNYGWPQRQELEQTITQLPEQYAALQQKVSELSGFKFELDDLEKYKLSLPTITEIQGLLEHGDVLGTLTQIIKSNSKELALQVQQLKELYLVCPAPDAALNATDIQTIKQAIARFEEQQNNIFKTISWAFSSDKKVLKQALANYKLELNVGGVGELQRRITLREQAVILMQAINKTIATNLKIEAQPNQILEQVATIEKALQAQKLLKKLHREKVLHEKLLPTIELPQHLQTVTQTITELQANYSHWLKWLTETQVKLLLAVSNYKPALLKDLSEHFEQLVAHDALAASFTDAEREVAQLLLSQPIVSATQGEQLFLNSLYLAWLHEIENQHPELRMASSGELENLETELQHLLNEKQRLSQEIVLSKLREQTYADMEFNRLGNAVTYRRLQAQVSKKRSLYPIRKLFSLFPDEILNLVPCWLASPETVSAVLPLERCFDVVIFDEASQCFAETGIPAMLRGAQVVVAGDEQQLKPSDLYRARWSDTADEEVEELSAESLLQLCSLYLPQTMLTQHYRSHFPELIEFSNQHFYRSKLELIPDLQELNASKPAIAYLKVNGLWQNNSNLPEAEKVVELVLDLLQQGQQDVGVITFNYNQQMLVQDLLEERAQEQTIVLPPTVLVKNIENMQGDEKDVIILSVGYAPDEKGRFAMQFGSLNQAGGENRLNVAVTRAKRKIIVVASIIPEQLHVEYTQHHGPKLLKQYLHYARQVSQGNFTYQPHLQPMPTQIPLLKEKLAGAIPALQPGVPFADLTLFTNRNYKAAILTDDDLYYSHVSVRHSHADVPQLLQQRHWPYKKVYSRQFWADKDKVFLALEEL; encoded by the coding sequence ATGAGAAACATCCTGAAGAACTACCGACGCAGGCTCCTGAACCTGAGCTCCGGCAACAAAGCTTTGCTGCTGCTGCGCCTGCAAAAGGAGTTGCACCTGGATGTGGAATCGCTGGATTTTATAGTTGGCCAGCCGGCTTTTTCTATAGTTGAGAAACTGGCTTCAGGAGCAAAGAAAATAGTTCTTAGTCCGGTTACTGATAGCCGTTATGAGCCCGTTGCAGCTATCAGCAAACGCCTGCGCTACATAAAACGCCGCACCGACATGATACTGGAGGAGCGGGGCAGCGAAGAACTATACATTGGATGGCCGTTTGTGCACGGCATGTTTGCCGATGGTACGGCAGTGCGTTGTCCGCTTTTTTTATACCCCGTTGCGCTGCAGGTAAATGCTGCCCAGGAGTGGGAACTAGTGCAAAGCACTGCCCAGCCGCCCCGTTTTAACCAGAGCTTTTTACTGGCCTACGCACACTATAACGGGGCTCCTTTACCCGAGAATCTGCTGGAGCTGGATGTAAGCACCTTGCCCACGCATGCCCTGGAATTCCGGACGCAGGTTTACGAATTGTTGAAGTCAGAGCAACTGGCCATACACGCCGGCCGCGATTTTTTTACCGATAAACTGAAGCCTTTCCGGGACTATAAAAAAGCAGACTACGAAGACGGTCTGAAACCGGGCCAGCTTTACCTGGAGCAGGAAGCCGTACTGGGAATTTACCCGCAAGCCGCCTCGTACCTGTTAGCCGATTACGACGCCCTGCTGGAGCGCGAAGATCTGCAGACGATGGAAGACCTGTTTGCGACTCCTGAGATTCCAGTGCAGGCTGCGCAGGCGCAGCATACCTTCACCGTTTTTAAAATGGATGCGTCGCAGGAGGCCGCCCTGCAGCAGGTAAAACAAGGAAAGTCTATTGTAGTGCAGGGGCCGCCGGGTACCGGTAAATCGCAGCTCATCTGTAACCTTGTTTCGGATTTTACGGCCCGTGGCAAAAAGGTATTGGTGGTAAGCCAGAAAAGAGCTGCCCTGGATGTAGTGCACAAGCGTTTGTCTGAAGAAGGTCTTGGCGAATTTGCTGCGCTGGTGCACGACATTAACGCCGACCGCAAAAACATTTTCCAGCAACTGCAACTACAGATAGACCAATTGCCGGAGTATAAAAAGCAGAACCTGGCGCTCAACAGCATCTACACCGACCGCACGTTTCTGGAAGTGAGCCGTGGCATAAACCGCTGCGTAGACAAGCTGGAACAATTTAAGGCTGCTCTGTTTGATACAAGTCTTTGTGGCTGGTCGGCCAAAGAGCTTTACCTGCGCAGCAATCTGCAGGAGCCGCATCTTTCCCTGTTATCCAACTATAAATTTTTTACTGCAACTATAGCAGCCGGGTTTCTGCCACGCCTTCGCCAGTTTCTGCAGCAGGCTATCGTTTATGATCAGCCTGATTTCACGTGGAAAAACAGGCATAGCTTTAAGAACTATGGCTGGCCGCAACGCCAGGAACTGGAGCAAACTATAACCCAACTGCCGGAACAATACGCAGCCCTACAGCAAAAAGTAAGTGAGCTAAGCGGCTTTAAATTTGAGCTGGATGATCTGGAAAAGTATAAACTGTCGCTGCCAACTATAACTGAAATTCAAGGGCTTTTGGAGCACGGGGATGTACTGGGAACGTTAACGCAAATCATTAAAAGCAACTCCAAAGAACTCGCGCTGCAGGTACAGCAACTAAAAGAACTCTACCTGGTTTGCCCGGCTCCGGATGCTGCCCTCAATGCCACTGACATTCAAACTATAAAGCAGGCTATAGCTAGGTTTGAGGAACAACAAAACAACATATTTAAAACCATAAGCTGGGCGTTCTCATCAGATAAAAAAGTGCTGAAACAGGCGCTGGCAAACTATAAACTCGAGCTAAATGTAGGGGGCGTAGGGGAGCTGCAGCGCAGGATTACATTGCGTGAGCAGGCTGTAATTCTGATGCAGGCCATCAATAAAACTATAGCTACCAACCTGAAAATAGAAGCGCAACCGAACCAGATTTTAGAACAGGTAGCAACTATAGAAAAAGCCCTGCAGGCTCAGAAACTACTGAAAAAACTGCACCGCGAGAAAGTACTTCATGAAAAGCTGTTACCAACTATAGAGCTGCCGCAGCACCTGCAAACGGTAACGCAAACTATAACGGAGCTACAGGCAAACTATAGTCACTGGCTTAAATGGCTGACCGAAACCCAGGTGAAACTACTGCTTGCGGTTAGTAACTATAAACCGGCTTTACTGAAGGATTTGTCAGAACATTTTGAGCAGTTGGTGGCGCACGATGCGTTGGCTGCTTCTTTTACCGATGCCGAGCGTGAAGTAGCGCAACTGCTTTTATCGCAACCTATAGTTTCTGCTACCCAGGGCGAGCAACTTTTCCTGAACAGTTTATACCTGGCCTGGCTCCACGAAATCGAGAACCAGCACCCGGAACTGCGCATGGCGTCGAGTGGCGAACTGGAAAACCTGGAAACTGAACTGCAGCACTTATTGAACGAAAAACAGCGGCTTAGCCAGGAAATTGTGCTGTCGAAGTTGCGGGAACAGACCTATGCCGATATGGAGTTTAACCGCCTGGGCAATGCGGTAACGTATCGCAGGTTGCAGGCGCAGGTCAGTAAAAAACGAAGCCTTTACCCAATCCGCAAATTATTTTCGCTGTTCCCGGATGAGATACTGAACCTGGTGCCGTGCTGGCTGGCTTCTCCTGAAACGGTATCGGCGGTGCTGCCACTGGAGCGCTGTTTTGATGTAGTGATCTTTGATGAGGCCTCGCAGTGTTTTGCCGAAACCGGAATACCGGCCATGTTGCGCGGCGCTCAGGTGGTAGTAGCCGGCGATGAACAGCAGCTCAAACCATCGGACCTTTACCGTGCCCGCTGGAGCGATACCGCCGACGAAGAAGTGGAAGAATTATCTGCCGAATCGTTGCTGCAGTTGTGTAGTTTGTACCTGCCGCAAACCATGCTTACACAGCATTACCGCAGCCATTTCCCGGAACTTATCGAATTCTCAAACCAACACTTCTATCGCAGCAAACTCGAACTGATACCTGACCTGCAGGAACTGAACGCATCGAAACCTGCTATAGCTTACCTAAAAGTAAACGGGCTTTGGCAAAACAACAGCAACTTGCCCGAAGCTGAAAAAGTGGTGGAACTGGTGTTGGATTTACTTCAGCAGGGGCAGCAGGATGTGGGGGTGATCACGTTCAACTATAACCAGCAAATGCTGGTGCAGGACTTGCTGGAAGAGCGCGCGCAAGAGCAAACGATAGTTCTGCCGCCAACTGTGCTGGTTAAAAATATTGAGAACATGCAGGGCGATGAAAAGGATGTGATCATACTTTCGGTGGGATATGCGCCTGATGAGAAAGGCCGCTTTGCCATGCAGTTCGGTAGCCTGAACCAGGCCGGCGGCGAGAACAGGTTAAACGTAGCGGTTACCAGGGCCAAGCGCAAAATTATAGTTGTAGCCAGCATAATCCCGGAGCAACTGCACGTAGAGTATACCCAGCACCATGGCCCGAAACTGCTGAAACAATACCTGCACTATGCGCGGCAGGTGAGCCAGGGCAATTTTACGTATCAGCCGCACTTACAGCCTATGCCCACACAGATTCCGTTGCTGAAAGAGAAACTGGCAGGAGCAATTCCGGCACTGCAGCCAGGGGTGCCGTTCGCAGATCTTACGTTATTTACCAACCGCAACTATAAAGCCGCCATCCTTACCGACGATGACCTGTACTATAGTCACGTATCGGTGAGGCATTCGCATGCCGATGTGCCGCAGTTATTGCAGCAACGCCACTGGCCTTACAAAAAAGTATACAGCCGCCAGTTCTGGGCCGATAAGGATAAAGTCTTCCTTGCACTGGAAGAGTTGTAA
- a CDS encoding NHL repeat-containing protein has protein sequence MLIKLFTFYVYLQTALCGCGPDRRNSDFERLRKDYTVTIDKIGKLDIQIKESSGLARVTDSTFITHPDGGSAPELYLFNLKGELLQTIPVPIVNKDWEDIAQDEKGNLYVGDFGNNANQRRDLTIYSLDKTSWQVTDTLAFSFADQTEFPPPRSRQHYDLEAFFYHSDSLYLFTKSRALKSITQLYKLPVSGDRQTIVPAEKLRVKSPITAADVMSDTNQFALLGYGRLYLFKPGSETISFDGKRYCLPVGRTGQAEAVLFLSPEQLLITNEKGKLYLVTLRPKQTANR, from the coding sequence ATGCTCATCAAGCTTTTTACCTTTTATGTTTACCTGCAAACTGCCCTTTGCGGCTGCGGCCCGGACAGGCGAAACAGCGATTTTGAACGTCTCCGGAAAGACTACACCGTAACGATAGATAAGATTGGGAAACTGGACATCCAGATCAAAGAAAGCTCCGGCCTTGCCCGTGTCACCGACTCCACTTTTATAACGCACCCCGATGGTGGTTCGGCACCTGAACTGTACCTGTTTAACCTGAAAGGCGAACTGCTGCAAACTATACCGGTGCCTATAGTTAATAAAGATTGGGAAGATATTGCCCAGGATGAAAAAGGTAATTTGTATGTCGGTGATTTCGGGAATAATGCCAACCAGCGCCGCGACCTTACGATCTATAGTTTAGACAAAACCAGCTGGCAGGTAACCGATACGTTAGCCTTCAGTTTTGCAGACCAGACCGAGTTTCCGCCACCACGCAGCCGCCAGCATTACGACCTCGAAGCGTTCTTTTATCACTCTGATTCGCTTTACCTGTTTACGAAAAGCCGCGCACTTAAAAGCATCACACAGCTATATAAACTCCCGGTTTCAGGGGATAGGCAAACTATAGTTCCTGCCGAAAAGTTGAGAGTAAAATCTCCGATAACGGCCGCAGATGTGATGTCGGATACTAACCAGTTTGCTTTGCTGGGCTATGGCCGTTTATACCTGTTTAAGCCCGGTTCAGAAACTATAAGCTTTGATGGGAAACGTTACTGTTTGCCGGTTGGCAGAACCGGTCAGGCCGAGGCGGTCCTTTTTTTATCACCGGAACAGCTGCTGATCACGAACGAAAAAGGCAAGCTATACCTGGTAACACTTCGGCCTAAACAAACGGCAAACCGGTAA
- a CDS encoding sensor histidine kinase, translating to MRLQSKLTLFSAVSKIVVVLLLIAVLPPLIHRVALVNTDKRLNEKKDSVLEIISNQGIGNFVAEGSEGAYGSYNLLKEEFISIEQIPEPIVVDTVENSLRKVENEIVEYRVLSLTFEVEGNYYLLEIGRSIDTIQESIETMQQYALYFLAAVILITVFIDLAFNKILLQPLIVIVRRLKKIGHPSTFTPKTINTTTSDFLYLNNAINDMMGQVQDAFQKEKEFIGNVSHELLTPISILQNRMENLLTDPEMPEHLLVKLVDNQKTLHRLKNIIQALLLISRIENEQYLKNEEVSVAALVNEVKDEIADRAEAKEVTLKVDLEDDWTLQNANYSLLFTMLFNVVSNAIKYNKPNGSITISGAPKGKGYELCVTDTGVGIPQEHLPHIFNRFKRLQGPDNESHGLGLPIVQTVAHFHRIKLTVDSTVDVGTTFCFKFGKL from the coding sequence ATGCGGCTGCAATCCAAACTCACCCTTTTCAGCGCTGTTTCCAAAATAGTGGTGGTACTGCTTTTGATAGCGGTGCTCCCGCCACTTATACACCGCGTGGCGCTCGTAAATACCGACAAGCGCCTGAACGAGAAAAAGGACAGTGTACTGGAAATCATCAGCAACCAGGGCATCGGTAACTTTGTAGCCGAAGGCAGCGAAGGAGCCTATGGTAGCTACAACCTGCTGAAAGAAGAGTTTATTTCGATTGAGCAGATACCCGAACCTATAGTTGTTGATACGGTTGAAAACTCGTTGCGCAAAGTAGAGAACGAGATTGTAGAGTACCGCGTACTCAGCCTGACCTTTGAAGTAGAGGGCAATTATTACCTGCTCGAGATCGGAAGAAGTATAGATACGATACAGGAAAGCATAGAAACCATGCAGCAATATGCGCTTTACTTCCTGGCCGCTGTAATACTGATCACCGTTTTCATTGACCTGGCTTTTAACAAGATTCTGCTGCAGCCGCTTATCGTTATAGTCCGGCGCCTGAAAAAGATAGGCCACCCCAGCACTTTTACACCTAAAACTATAAATACCACCACTTCCGATTTCCTGTACCTCAACAATGCCATTAACGACATGATGGGACAGGTGCAGGACGCGTTTCAGAAAGAAAAAGAGTTTATCGGCAACGTATCGCATGAGCTGCTTACGCCTATCTCTATCCTCCAGAACCGAATGGAGAACCTGCTTACCGACCCCGAAATGCCGGAACACCTGCTGGTAAAGTTAGTTGATAACCAGAAAACGCTTCACCGGCTAAAAAACATCATCCAAGCTTTGTTGCTGATATCCCGCATTGAGAACGAGCAGTACCTGAAGAACGAGGAAGTAAGTGTAGCGGCCCTGGTAAACGAAGTGAAAGACGAAATTGCCGACCGCGCCGAAGCAAAGGAAGTAACCCTGAAAGTAGACCTGGAAGACGACTGGACGCTGCAAAACGCTAATTACTCGCTGCTGTTTACAATGCTGTTCAATGTGGTGAGCAATGCCATAAAGTATAATAAACCAAACGGAAGCATAACGATAAGCGGCGCACCAAAAGGCAAAGGCTACGAACTATGCGTTACCGACACCGGCGTTGGTATACCCCAGGAACATCTGCCACACATCTTTAACCGCTTTAAACGCCTGCAAGGCCCTGACAACGAAAGTCACGGGTTAGGTTTACCTATTGTACAGACCGTCGCCCACTTCCACAGGATCAAATTAACGGTGGATTCTACTGTTGATGTTGGTACTACTTTCTGTTTTAAGTTTGGTAAACTATAG
- a CDS encoding alpha/beta hydrolase family protein, with the protein MHTLTLQKYKFTYCLIVILLLAFATACNRNKNKKIYQKGDRLDQYTTTKQYPGKVADESLADWEKKIPEIQKVAITSTIDGKKQPALFYDSGSSEKKPLLVVLHSWSSEYLQVVSIPYALWAKLNDWVFIQPNYRGAFKQPEAMASDVAIQDIVDAVNFSKGSANIDTSRIYIVGSSGGAMTALVTAGKHPDIWAGVVAWVPVFNLVDWYKFSQNYPHRDYNRHIVTACGGVPLPGTAAAAECLRRSPSSYLQNAKGIPVFLAHGTIDVLVPPDHSVRAFNMLVDSADRIPQWQMDSLVINKEVPKEMVSDGPSKYFGPKDPKVLYTKHSGLVDLVLYYGVHDMAYNPSLQWLSEQQKKPAPVK; encoded by the coding sequence ATGCACACCCTGACGTTGCAAAAGTATAAGTTTACCTATTGCCTGATTGTAATTTTACTGCTGGCATTTGCTACTGCCTGCAACAGGAATAAAAACAAAAAAATATACCAAAAAGGCGATCGCCTGGACCAATACACTACCACCAAACAATACCCCGGTAAAGTAGCGGATGAAAGCCTGGCAGACTGGGAAAAAAAGATCCCCGAAATACAAAAAGTAGCTATTACCTCCACTATAGACGGCAAAAAACAACCTGCCTTATTCTACGATTCCGGATCATCTGAAAAAAAACCTTTACTGGTAGTGCTCCACAGCTGGAGCAGCGAATATTTGCAGGTGGTAAGCATACCATATGCCCTTTGGGCCAAACTGAACGACTGGGTTTTTATACAACCAAATTACCGTGGCGCTTTTAAACAGCCTGAAGCTATGGCATCTGACGTGGCCATACAGGACATTGTTGATGCCGTAAACTTCTCAAAAGGAAGCGCCAACATCGACACATCCAGGATTTATATTGTTGGCTCATCGGGCGGAGCTATGACGGCGCTGGTTACAGCCGGAAAACACCCGGATATCTGGGCTGGCGTGGTAGCCTGGGTCCCGGTTTTTAACCTGGTTGACTGGTATAAATTCAGCCAGAATTACCCGCACCGCGATTATAACCGCCACATAGTTACAGCCTGTGGCGGCGTTCCTCTCCCCGGCACCGCTGCCGCTGCAGAGTGCCTTCGCCGAAGCCCAAGCTCTTACCTTCAAAATGCCAAAGGCATACCGGTGTTTTTAGCCCACGGAACGATAGATGTGCTGGTACCACCAGACCATTCGGTTAGGGCGTTTAACATGCTCGTTGATTCTGCAGACCGGATACCGCAGTGGCAGATGGACTCGCTGGTGATAAACAAGGAAGTGCCGAAAGAAATGGTAAGTGATGGCCCGAGCAAGTATTTCGGCCCCAAAGACCCGAAGGTATTGTATACTAAACACTCCGGATTAGTAGATTTAGTGTTGTACTATGGCGTGCACGACATGGCCTATAACCCCAGCCTGCAGTGGCTGAGCGAACAGCAGAAAAAGCCTGCGCCTGTAAAATAA
- a CDS encoding NUDIX hydrolase, which yields MEESPEPTGSKPKLPVVDQVSAGGVAYRKTEATIEVALIAVGKDNRWQLPKGIVDPGETPEVTAVREVREEAGLQTELLEQLEKIEYWYVGDKGSQRVRFHKFVYFYLLRYSSGNIQDHDWEVNEARWVEINEAQQLLAFKSEKLVVAKAAEKIVQL from the coding sequence TTGGAAGAAAGCCCTGAACCCACCGGAAGCAAACCAAAACTACCTGTCGTAGACCAGGTATCGGCGGGTGGTGTGGCTTACCGTAAAACTGAGGCAACTATAGAAGTAGCCTTAATTGCTGTAGGGAAGGATAACCGATGGCAATTACCCAAAGGCATTGTAGACCCCGGCGAAACACCTGAAGTAACCGCGGTACGCGAAGTACGGGAAGAGGCCGGCCTGCAAACCGAACTGCTGGAACAACTCGAGAAGATTGAATACTGGTACGTAGGCGACAAAGGCAGCCAGCGCGTGCGCTTCCATAAGTTTGTATATTTTTACCTGCTCCGCTATAGTTCCGGCAACATACAGGACCACGACTGGGAAGTAAACGAAGCCCGCTGGGTAGAAATTAACGAAGCACAGCAACTGCTTGCTTTTAAATCCGAAAAACTGGTAGTAGCCAAAGCCGCCGAAAAAATTGTACAACTATAG